One window from the genome of Numida meleagris isolate 19003 breed g44 Domestic line chromosome 24, NumMel1.0, whole genome shotgun sequence encodes:
- the LOC110387895 gene encoding selenium-binding protein 1-like, whose amino-acid sequence MVPRIAGCGFNPDDLKKGVFGRRLNVWNLSCRTLTQCFDLGEDSLPLSVKFLHNPDAAEGYVSCALSGIVYRFYKCERDSWAVDEAIQIPAKDVSGWILPKMPAFPSDLVISLDDKYLYLCNWLHGDIRQYEISRNCKPRLVGQVFVGGSILRGGPVTVCRDEELKCQPEPLVIKCKRVYGGPAKIQLSVDGKRLYVTNSFYSTWDKQFYPNLVKEGSVMLQIDVDTEKGGLTVNKNFLVDFGKELNGPCLAHDIRFPSGDSTSDILA is encoded by the exons ATGGTCCCAAGAATTGCAGGATGTGGATTTAACCCCGATGATCTGAAGAAAG ggGTCTTTGGGCGCCGCCTGAACGTGTGGAATCTGTCCTGCCGCACCCTGACGCAGTGCTTCGACCTGGGGGAGGACTCCTTGCCCCTGAGCGTTAAGTTCCTCCACAACCCCGATGCTGCCGAGGGCTACGTCAGCTGTGCCCTGAGCGGCATCGTCTACCGCTTCTACAAGTGCGAG AGAGACAGCTGGGCCGTGGATGAGGCCATCCAGATACCAGCCAAGGACGTGTCGGGGTGGATTCTCCCCAAGATGCCGG CCTTCCCTAGCGACCTGGTCATTTCCCTGGACGACAAGTACCTGTACCTCTGCAACTGGCTGCACGGGGACATCCGCCAGTACGAGATCTCCCGGAACTGCAAGCCCCGGCTGGTGGGACAG GTGTTTGTGGGAGGCAGCATCCTGCGAGGCGGGCCCGTGACGGTGTGCAGAGATGAAGAGCTGAAGTGCCAGCCGGAGCCCTTGGTGATCAAG TGCAAGAGGGTGTACGGCGGCCCTGCTAAGATCCAGCTCAGCGTGGATGGCAAGAGGCTGTACGTCACCAACTCCTTCTACAGCACTTGGGACAAGCAGTTCTACCCGAACCTGGTCAA GGAAGGCTCTGTCATGCTGCAGATCGATGTGGACACGGAGAAAGGAGGCCTGACGGTGAACAAGAACTTCCTGGTGGATTTTGGAAAGGAACTCAACGGGCCTTGCCTTGCCCACGACATCCGCTTCCCTTCCGGAGACTCCACCTCTGACATCTTGGCCTAG
- the LOC110387894 gene encoding selenium-binding protein 1-A-like, whose protein sequence is MAKCGACGPGYATPLDAMKGPREEIVYLPCIYRNTGIEKPDYLATVDVNPKSPHYCQVIHRLPMPNLKDELHHSGWNACSSCFGDATKSRNRLILPCLISSRIYVVDVGTDPRAPRIHKTVEPVELFWKGNVANPHTSHCLGSGDILISCLGDPSGNGKGSFVLLDGETFEVKGNWEKGGKCPSFGYDFWYQPRHNVLMSTEWGVPKVLAHGFNPADVEKGHYGHHINVWDWSSHAFLQAIDLGKASIPLEIRFLHNPDAAEGFVGCALSGAVHRFYKTEKGDWAEEKVIQVPSKKVRGWLLPDMPGLITDILISLDDRFLYFSNWLHGDIRQYDISNTRQPKLVGQVFLGGSIVKGGAVTVVEDKELQGQPEPFVIKGKRVPGGPQMIQLSLDGKRLYVTTSLYSGWDKQFYPDLVKEGSVMLQIDVDTERGGLKVNTNFLVDFGKEPDGPVLAHEIRYPGGDCTSDIWI, encoded by the exons ATGG CGAAATGTGGAGCATGCGGCCCAGGATATGCAACTCCCCTGGACGCCATGAAAG GTCCCCGGGAGGAGATTGTCTACCTGCCCTGCATCTACAGGAACACCGGCATCGAGAAGCCGGACTACCTGGCCACCGTGGACGTCAATCCCAAATCCCCACACTACTGCCAG GTCATCCACCGCCTGCCCATGCCCAACCTGAAGGACGAGCTCCATCACTCAGGGTGGAAcgcctgcagcagctgctttggggATGCCACAAAGAGTCGAAATCGTCTCATTCTCCCATGTCTGATCTCGTCCCGCATTTACGTGGTGGATGTGGGCACGGACCCGCGAGCCCCCAGAATCCATAAG ACTGTGGAGCCCGTGGAGTTGTTCTGGAAGGGGAACGTGGCAAATCCCCACACCTCCCACTGCCTGGGCAGCGGTGACATCCTGATTAGCTGCTTGGGAGATCCTTCTGGCAATGGGAAAG GTAGCTTTGTTTTGCTGGATGGAGAGACCTTTGAAGTGAAGGGAAATTGGGAGAAAGGTGGGAAGTGCCCCTCGTTTGGTTACGACTTCTGGTACCAACCGCGGCACAACGTCCTGATGAGCACCGAGTGGGGGGTCCCGAAAGTCCTTGCACACGGGTTTAACCCAGCGGATGTCGAGAAAG GGCATTACGGCCACCACATCAACGTGTGGGACTGGAGCTCCCACGCCTTCCTTCAGGCGATTGACTTAGGGAAGGCCTCCATCCCTCTGGAAATTCGGTTCCTCCACAACCCCGATGCTGCAGAAGGATTTGTTGGGTGCGCTCTGAGCGGAGCAGTGCATCGCTTCTACAAGACAGAG aaaggagaCTGGGCAGAAGAGAAAGTGATTCAAGTGCCCAGCAAGAAAGTGCGAGGATGGCTCCTCCCTGACATGCCTG GTCTCATCACCGACATCCTCATCTCGCTGGACGACCGGTTCCTGTACTTCAGCAACTGGCTACACGGTGATATCCGCCAGTACGACATCTCCAACACGCGCCAGCCCAAACTGGTGGGGCAG GTGTTCCTGGGAGGCAGCATCGTGAAAGGCGGAGCTGTGACTGTGGTGGAAGacaaggagctgcagggccagcCAGAGCCGTTCGTGATCAAA GGGAAGAGGGTGCCGGGCGGGCCGCAGATGATTCAGCTCAGTTTGGATGGGAAGAGGCTGTACGTCACCACCTCTCTCTACAGCGGATGGGACAAACAGTTCTACCCAGATCTTGTCAA GGAGGGCTCCGTTATGCTGCAGATCGATGTGGATACGGAAAGAGGTGGATTGAAAGTGAATACAAACTTCCTGGTGGATTTTGGGAAGGAGCCCGATGGGCCAGTGCTGGCTCATGAGATTCGTTACCCCGGTGGCGACTGCACCTCAGACATCTGGATATAA